A genomic stretch from Aedes albopictus strain Foshan chromosome 2, AalbF5, whole genome shotgun sequence includes:
- the LOC109622159 gene encoding uncharacterized protein LOC109622159, which yields MHFEEVNCSEVGSEAVIEYMAEDEEAVLMSNNGSPVETTIPETVQPVKRKIPIIRKPGEIVTPIRVQALANFEVGSSNSRTPRPTLTARVKPEWTKVKAPSQTLSLAATEPTLDNSNRVIMRAKPIQRSTLFSRDVSNPSSQHTEQTQMDRIEQKMNEILTRLEQNETGILQIKNSITDFTIELKNSITELKEHIGKQSEGSIQEETPKITRPLPSAKRKRLVVFPVADDNYLLRLEELVGTDEEIQEDLTSLFRLAPTNSAYEFLRYNVAALFKNCSRYTWTGKPSNSCPNYPPCNSACNLTLVAHLIGCAAEIFPYATRDSISKEFRRALENFNDAMKRKRHAEKFQASSVAEESNGAGDDE from the exons ATGCATTTTGAAGAAGTGAATTGCTCTGAGGTAGGTTCGGAAGCCGTGATAGAATACATGGCTGAGGATGAAGAAGCTGTCTTGATGTCTA ACAATGGTTCCCCAGTCGAAACAACGATTCCAGAAACCGTACAGCCAGTTAAGCGGAAAATTCCTATTATTCGGAAACCGGGCGAAATCGTAACACCAATTCGCGTGCAGGCCTTAGCCAATTTCGAAG TGGGCTCATCCAATAGCCGTACCCCGAGACCCACACTTACGGCACGGGTCAAACCAGAATGGACAAAAGTTAAAGCTCCCTCACAAACATTGTCACTGGCGGCAACGGAACCTACCTTGGACAACTCAAACCGAGTTATAATGCGAGCCAAACCGATACAACGGAGCACTTTGTTTAGCAGGGATGTATCTAACCCTTCTTCGCAGCATACAGAGCAAACCCAGATGGATCGGATCGAGCAGAAAATGAACGAAATATTGACCAGACTTGAACAAAACGAGACTGGCATCCTACAGATAAAAAATAGCATAACGGATTTTACAATCGAACTGAAGAATTCAATTACCGAGCTCAAAGAACATATCGGAAAACAATCGGAAGGCTCCatccaagaagaaactcccaAAATTACTCGCCCGCTTCCATCAGCCAAACGAAAACGCCTGGTAGTTTTCCCGGTTGCGGATGACAATTACCTGCTTCGATTGGAAGAGCTTGTCGGCACGGacgaggaaatccaagaggatcTGACTTCACTCTTCCGCTTGGCGCCGACGAACAGTGCGTACGAATTCCTGCGGTACAACGTGGCCGCTCTGTTCAAGAACTGTTCGAGGTACACCTGGACCGGGAAACCGTCTAACTCGTGTCCCAACTATCCACCCTGTAATTCCGCGTGCAACCTCACACTGGTGGCCCATTTGATAGGCTGTGCCGCGGAGATTTTTCCGTACGCGACTCGGGATagcatttccaaggaatttcggcGCGCTTTGGAGAATTTCAACGATGCCATGAAGCGCAAGCGACATGCAGAGAAATTTCAGGCGAGCAGCGTGGCGGAGGAATCCAATGGAGCTGGTGACGATGAATAG